One window from the genome of Oncorhynchus kisutch isolate 150728-3 linkage group LG21, Okis_V2, whole genome shotgun sequence encodes:
- the LOC116356168 gene encoding trace amine-associated receptor 1-like: MERGISLSKADIVENIFLCFESVNGSCKRSIFPPTIRVLLYLLLGSMSVLTVCGNLLVIIPIIHFKQLHTPTNYLILSLAVSDLLLGILVMPPRMVYSVESCWYFGDLFCKIQTSTDVMLSNTSILNLCFISIDRYYAVCRPLLYRTKITVHFVLIMMLVIWTCSAIVVFGIVFLELSTWGMEDFYYNNVACEGGCILFQNKASSTASSVLSFFIPGVGLLSIYLKIFLVAQRQARSIRGTTNQNSVGKSQRKATKTLAIIMGVFLSFWTPFFVINCIDPFISYSTPPVLLETLIWIAYFNSAINPMVYAFFYSWFRRAFRMIISGQIFQPDSSEIQLFSE; this comes from the coding sequence ATGGAACGAGGAATCAGTCTCAGCAAGGCTGATATTGTTGAgaatatatttctatgttttgagtCAGTGAATGGGTCTTGCAAAAGATCAATCTTTCCTCCAACAATACGAGTATTACTTTATCTCTTACTTGGCTCAATGTCTGTTCTCACAGTGTGTGGCAACCTTCTTGTAATCATCCCCATCATTCACTTCAAACAGCTCCACACCccaaccaactacctcatcctctctctggctgtgtcagACCTTCTCTTGGGGATTTTAGTGATGCCTCCCAGAATGGTATATTCAGTGGAAAGCTGCTGGTATTTTGGAGATTTATTCTGTAAAATCCAAACCAGCACTGATGTTATGTTGAGCAATACATCCATTCTTAACTTGTGTTTTATTTCTATTGACCGGTATTATGCAGTGTGTCGCCCTCTCCTTTATAGAACTAAAATAACTGTTCACTTTGTTCTGATTATGATGCTGGTCATCTGGACTTGTTCTGCTATAGTAGTGTTTGGTATAGTATTTCTGGAGCTCAGTACTTGGGGCATGGAGGATTTTTACTATAATAATGTTGCCTGTGAGGGAGGATGTATTTTGTTTCAAAACAAAGCATCGAGTACTGCGTCTTCAGTGCTCTCATTCTTCATCCCAGGAGTAGGGTTGCTTAGCATCTACCTAAAGATTTTCCTAGTAGCACAGAGACAGGCACGCTCAATTCGGGGTACAACCAATCAGAACTCAGTAGGTAAATCACAGAGGAAGGCCACCAAAACACTTGCTATCATTATGGGGGTATTTCTATCATTCTGGACACCCTTTTTTGTCATCAACTGCATTGATCCTTTTATTAGTTACTCTACCCCACCAGTTTTGCTTGAAACACTTATATGGATTGCCTATTTTAATTCAGCTATTAATCCCATGGTGTATGCATTCTTCTACAGTTGGTTCAGGAGGGCATTTAGAATGATCATTTCCGGTCAAATATTTCAACCTGACTCTTCAGAAATACAATTGTTTTCAGAAtaa
- the LOC109887897 gene encoding trace amine-associated receptor 1-like: MERGISLSKADIVENIFLCFESVNGSCKRSIFPPTIRVLLYLLLGSMSVLTVCGNLLVIIPIIHFKQLHTPTNYLILSLAVSDLLLGVLVMPPRMVYSVESCWYFGDLFCKIYTSTDVMLCNTSILNLCFISIDRYYAVCHPLLYRTKITVHVVLIMMLVTWTVSAVVGFCMIFLELNIWGIEDFYYNNVACEGGCILFQNKVSSIVASVISFYIPGVGMLSIYLKIFLIAQRQARSIQGTTNQNSVGKSQRKATKTLAIIMGVFLSFWTPFFVINCIDPFISYSTPPVLFETLIWIGYLNSTINPMVYAFFYSWFRRAFRIIISGQIFQPDSSEIQLFSE, encoded by the coding sequence ATGGAACGAGGAATCAGTCTCAGCAAGGCTGATATTGTTGAgaatatatttctatgttttgagtCAGTGAATGGGTCTTGCAAAAGATCAATCTTTCCTCCAACAATACGAGTATTACTTTATCTCTTACTTGGCTCAATGTCTGTTCTCACAGTGTGTGGCAACCTTCTTGTAATCATCCCCATCATTCACTTCAAACAGCTCCACACCccaaccaactacctcatcctctctctggctgtgtcagACCTCCTCTTGGGGGTTTTAGTGATGCCTCCCAGAATGGTATACTCAGTGGAAAGCTGCTGGTATTTTGGAGATTTATTCTGTAAAATCTACACCAGCACTGATGTTATGTTGTGCAATACATCCATTCTTAACTTGTGTTTTATTTCTATTGACCGGTATTATGCAGTGTGTCACCCTCTCCTTTATAGAACTAAAATAACTGTTCATGTTGTTCTGATTATGATGCTGGTCACCTGGACGGTTTCTGCCGTAGTAGGGTTTTGTATGATATTTCTGGAGCTCAATATTTGGGGCATTGAGGATTTTTACTATAATAATGTTGCCTGTGAGGGAGGATGTATTTTGTTTCAAAACAAAGTGTCGAGTATTGTGGCTTCGGTGATCTCATTCTACATCCCAGGAGTCGGGATGCTTAGCATCTACCTAAAGATTTTCCTAATAGCACAGAGACAGGCACGCTCAATTCAGGGTACAACCAATCAGAACTCAGTAGGTAAATCACAGAGGAAGGCCACCAAAACACTTGCTATCATTATGGGGGTATTTCTATCATTCTGGACACCCTTTTTTGTCATCAACTGCATTGATCCTTTTATTAGTTACTCTACCCCACCAGTTTTGTTTGAAACACTTATATGGATTGGCTATTTGAATTCAACTATTAATCCCATGGTGTATGCATTCTTCTACAGTTGGTTCAGGAGGGCATTTAGAATTATAATTTCTGGTCAAATATTTCAACCTGACTCTTCAGAAATACAATTGTTTTCAGAAtaa